A window of Gasterosteus aculeatus chromosome 9, fGasAcu3.hap1.1, whole genome shotgun sequence contains these coding sequences:
- the vps37a gene encoding vacuolar protein sorting-associated protein 37A isoform X1, with amino-acid sequence MNWLFPQSKGSGPLPPLSSLQQQRQRQIESLKAAHPSLAEIQKDVEYRIPFTVNNSTISVNILLPPQFPQEKPVVSVYPPVGHHLVDGNNGTMITSPLITNFGMHSDLGKVIQTLLDEFWKSPPALMSAGSAGFQYSMYKPSGMAPYPTQAYHYGPRHGGPSHTPPPGSGPAPAPGTDGAQGPPRAPAPYGLISDLPLPVPTGDSQAGLNGHMYKMPEIPESFPELCDLNMTQLSDMSENEDMLLELFVTLPQLKQVTSDKEELVTNIVDMAKKNLQLEPQLERKRQEMLYKYEQLTQMKLAFETRMQRQHDLSESCSLSTLQARLKVAAHQAEEESEETAENFLEGRADIDEFLSSFMEKRTLCHSRRAKEEKLQQSINTHGQFPPSH; translated from the exons CCTTGCAGAGATCCAGAAGGATGTGGAGTACAGAATACCATTCACAGTCAACAACTCCACCATTAGTGTTAACAT ACTGCTGCCTCCACAGTTCCCCCAGGAGAAGCCGGTGGTTAGTGTCTACCCCCCGGTTGGTCATCATTTAGTCGACGGCAATAATGGCACCATGATCACCAGCCCCCTCATCACTAAC TTTGGTATGCACTCAGATCTGGGTAAGGTCATTCAGACTCTGCTGGACGAGTTCTGGAAGAGTCCTCCTGCCTTGATGTCTGCCGGCTCTGCTGGCTTCCAATA CAGTATGTACAAGCCTTCGGGGATGGCGCCTTACCCCACTCAGGCTTATCACTATGGTCCTCGTCATGGGGGCCCGAGCCACACGCCGCCCCCTGGTTCAGGTCCAGCTCCAGCGCCAGGGACCGATGGTGCCCAGGGGCCCCCTCGAGCTCCGGCCCCTTACGGCCTGATCAGTGACCTGCCACTGCCTGTTCCTACGGGAGACTCCCAG GCCGGACTAAACGGACACATGTACAAGATGCCTGAGATACCGGAGTCTTTCCCTGAACTCTGTGACTTGAA CATGACCCAGTTGTCGGATATGTCTGAAAACGAGGACATGTTACTGGAATTGTTTGTGACTTTGCCACAACTGAAACAGGTCACTAGTGATAAAGAAGAGCTGGTGACCAATATAGTGGACATGGCAA AGAAAAACCTTCAGTTGGAGCCGCAGCTGGAAAGAAAACGACAAGAAATGCTCTACAAG TACGAACAGCTGACTCAGATGAAGTTGGCCTTTGAAACAAGGATGCAGAGACAGCATGATCTCAGTGAG AGTTGCAGTCTTAGTACTCTACAGGCCCGCTTAAAAGTTGCAGCTCACCAGGCAGAGGAGGAGTCGGAGGAGACGGCCGAAAACTTCCTGGAGGGACGCGCAGACATCGACGAGTTCCTGAGCAGCTTCATGGAGAAGAGAACA CTTTGCCACAGCAGAAGGGCCAAAGAAGAAAAATTGCAACAGTCCATCAACACACATGGACAGTTTCCCCCCAGCCACTAA
- the vps37a gene encoding vacuolar protein sorting-associated protein 37A isoform X2 has product MNWLFPQSKGSGPLPPLSSLQQQRQRQIESLKAAHPSLAEIQKDVEYRIPFTVNNSTISVNILLPPQFPQEKPVVSVYPPVGHHLVDGNNGTMITSPLITNFGMHSDLGKVIQTLLDEFWKSPPALMSAGSAGFQYMYKPSGMAPYPTQAYHYGPRHGGPSHTPPPGSGPAPAPGTDGAQGPPRAPAPYGLISDLPLPVPTGDSQAGLNGHMYKMPEIPESFPELCDLNMTQLSDMSENEDMLLELFVTLPQLKQVTSDKEELVTNIVDMAKKNLQLEPQLERKRQEMLYKYEQLTQMKLAFETRMQRQHDLSESCSLSTLQARLKVAAHQAEEESEETAENFLEGRADIDEFLSSFMEKRTLCHSRRAKEEKLQQSINTHGQFPPSH; this is encoded by the exons CCTTGCAGAGATCCAGAAGGATGTGGAGTACAGAATACCATTCACAGTCAACAACTCCACCATTAGTGTTAACAT ACTGCTGCCTCCACAGTTCCCCCAGGAGAAGCCGGTGGTTAGTGTCTACCCCCCGGTTGGTCATCATTTAGTCGACGGCAATAATGGCACCATGATCACCAGCCCCCTCATCACTAAC TTTGGTATGCACTCAGATCTGGGTAAGGTCATTCAGACTCTGCTGGACGAGTTCTGGAAGAGTCCTCCTGCCTTGATGTCTGCCGGCTCTGCTGGCTTCCAATA TATGTACAAGCCTTCGGGGATGGCGCCTTACCCCACTCAGGCTTATCACTATGGTCCTCGTCATGGGGGCCCGAGCCACACGCCGCCCCCTGGTTCAGGTCCAGCTCCAGCGCCAGGGACCGATGGTGCCCAGGGGCCCCCTCGAGCTCCGGCCCCTTACGGCCTGATCAGTGACCTGCCACTGCCTGTTCCTACGGGAGACTCCCAG GCCGGACTAAACGGACACATGTACAAGATGCCTGAGATACCGGAGTCTTTCCCTGAACTCTGTGACTTGAA CATGACCCAGTTGTCGGATATGTCTGAAAACGAGGACATGTTACTGGAATTGTTTGTGACTTTGCCACAACTGAAACAGGTCACTAGTGATAAAGAAGAGCTGGTGACCAATATAGTGGACATGGCAA AGAAAAACCTTCAGTTGGAGCCGCAGCTGGAAAGAAAACGACAAGAAATGCTCTACAAG TACGAACAGCTGACTCAGATGAAGTTGGCCTTTGAAACAAGGATGCAGAGACAGCATGATCTCAGTGAG AGTTGCAGTCTTAGTACTCTACAGGCCCGCTTAAAAGTTGCAGCTCACCAGGCAGAGGAGGAGTCGGAGGAGACGGCCGAAAACTTCCTGGAGGGACGCGCAGACATCGACGAGTTCCTGAGCAGCTTCATGGAGAAGAGAACA CTTTGCCACAGCAGAAGGGCCAAAGAAGAAAAATTGCAACAGTCCATCAACACACATGGACAGTTTCCCCCCAGCCACTAA